From Nitrospinota bacterium, a single genomic window includes:
- a CDS encoding hemolysin family protein, with translation MDFLLTIIIILLCLASEAFFSGSEIAIVSSDKIRLKNKSEEGLRSAKLVEKMLEKPEYLLATTLVGTNLSLVINTVVATSTMIYLFGAKGELYSLILMSLLVLNFGEILPKTIFQHYADKLSLRVIYPIRFMSYLFYPVIFILTRITNFIITFTHGKISSKNPFVTKEELEHIVRTGVKKGSDIKGEEKKMIKKIFGFSDTTVKETMVPLVDIVALRETSLVEDVVNIAEKFGYSRIPIYSEKIYNIIGIINVYDVLLLPKEEKKISNIIRPVYYVPESKRIDDLLKEFQREGLQLAVVVDEYGGTIGIVTLEDLLEEIVGEIHDEYDSEKILYERLADGSCLIDARMEIDAINERLGFNLPKGDYETLGGFVIDYLQRIPKIGRIIKYEDLSLKIEDASDRRVKSIKISRNKEG, from the coding sequence TTGGATTTTCTCTTAACAATAATCATTATTTTATTGTGCTTGGCAAGCGAGGCATTTTTTTCTGGTTCAGAGATTGCAATTGTTTCTTCCGATAAAATCAGATTAAAAAATAAATCAGAAGAGGGATTACGATCTGCTAAGCTTGTAGAAAAAATGTTAGAAAAACCGGAATATCTATTAGCTACTACTCTGGTAGGGACAAATTTATCGTTAGTAATCAATACGGTAGTGGCTACATCAACAATGATTTATCTATTTGGTGCAAAAGGCGAGTTATATTCTCTTATTCTAATGTCTCTTTTAGTTTTAAACTTTGGTGAAATTCTCCCAAAAACCATATTTCAACATTATGCTGATAAACTCTCTCTTCGAGTCATTTACCCTATAAGATTTATGTCTTATTTGTTCTATCCAGTTATATTTATCCTGACAAGAATAACAAATTTTATCATTACATTCACACATGGAAAGATCAGTTCTAAAAATCCTTTTGTTACAAAGGAAGAGTTAGAGCATATTGTTAGAACGGGTGTCAAAAAAGGGAGTGATATAAAGGGTGAAGAAAAGAAAATGATAAAGAAGATATTTGGCTTTAGTGATACAACAGTAAAGGAGACTATGGTTCCTTTAGTAGATATTGTTGCACTAAGAGAAACATCTTTAGTGGAAGATGTGGTCAATATAGCTGAGAAATTTGGCTACTCGAGGATTCCTATATATAGCGAAAAAATATATAATATTATTGGTATAATAAATGTGTATGATGTTTTATTACTGCCAAAAGAGGAGAAAAAGATTTCTAATATTATTCGTCCAGTTTATTATGTTCCTGAATCTAAAAGAATAGACGATCTGTTAAAAGAATTTCAACGGGAAGGATTGCAGTTAGCTGTTGTCGTCGATGAATATGGGGGAACAATAGGAATTGTTACATTAGAAGACCTATTGGAAGAGATCGTCGGGGAGATACATGACGAATATGATTCAGAAAAGATTCTTTATGAAAGACTTGCTGATGGAAGTTGTTTAATCGATGCGAGGATGGAGATAGATGCCATAAATGAAAGATTAGGTTTTAATCTACCAAAAGGGGATTATGAAACCCTTGGAGGATTTGTTATTGATTACCTCCAGAGGATTCCTAAGATAGGTCGCATTATTAAATATGAAGATTTATCGTTAAAGATTGAAGATGCAAGTGATAGGAGAGTAAAGAGTATCAAGATCAGCAGAAATAAAGAGGGATAA
- the tyrS gene encoding tyrosine--tRNA ligase: MNLKEQLRIIEKGTVEIINKEELIKKAKESQESKRPLNIKAGFDPTSPDIHLGHTLLLSKLKQFQQLGHNVIFLIGDFTAMIGDPSGKNETRPVLTKDEIIKNSKTYQNQIFKILDPQETKIVYNSDWMEEMSAEFLIKLCATYTVARMLERDDFLKRYKEQRPITIHEFLYPLIQGYDSVKLKADIEIGGTDQKFNLLVAREIQRTYGLEPQVIITLPILVGIDGKQKMSKSLGNYIGIDESPKEIFGKIMSINDQLMMTYYETISELTDDEIEKIRKDIEKNRLNPKQAKIKLAKEIVERFYNKELAEKAEEEFNKIFTQKDFPENAPKTTWPYQEEEKKLTIILKENDYVDVGSSSEAVRLIKQGAITVNEQKISDIDYKLNSNEEYRIKVGKRQFLKIFPRKYK, from the coding sequence GTGAATCTTAAAGAACAGTTAAGAATAATAGAAAAAGGCACGGTTGAGATTATTAATAAAGAGGAGCTGATTAAAAAGGCAAAAGAATCGCAAGAATCAAAGAGGCCTTTAAATATCAAGGCGGGATTTGATCCAACTTCTCCGGATATTCATTTAGGTCATACACTCCTCTTAAGTAAGCTAAAGCAATTTCAACAATTAGGGCACAATGTAATTTTTTTAATTGGAGATTTTACAGCCATGATTGGAGACCCAAGTGGCAAGAATGAGACAAGGCCGGTATTAACAAAAGATGAAATTATAAAAAACTCAAAAACATATCAAAATCAGATATTTAAGATCCTAGACCCCCAAGAGACAAAAATTGTCTATAATAGTGATTGGATGGAGGAAATGAGTGCAGAGTTCCTCATAAAATTATGTGCTACTTATACGGTTGCAAGAATGTTAGAGAGGGATGATTTCTTGAAAAGATATAAAGAACAAAGGCCGATAACTATTCATGAGTTTCTCTACCCTCTAATCCAAGGATATGATTCAGTAAAATTAAAAGCAGATATAGAAATAGGTGGAACAGACCAAAAATTTAATCTGTTGGTTGCCAGAGAAATACAAAGAACATATGGATTAGAGCCTCAGGTCATCATTACGTTGCCTATTTTAGTAGGAATTGATGGAAAACAAAAAATGAGTAAAAGTCTTGGAAATTATATAGGTATTGATGAATCTCCCAAAGAAATATTTGGGAAGATTATGTCCATAAATGATCAATTGATGATGACATATTATGAGACAATAAGTGAATTAACCGATGATGAAATAGAAAAAATAAGAAAAGATATAGAAAAAAACAGATTAAATCCAAAACAAGCAAAGATAAAGTTAGCAAAAGAAATTGTAGAAAGGTTTTACAATAAAGAATTGGCTGAGAAAGCCGAGGAAGAATTTAATAAGATTTTTACTCAAAAGGATTTTCCTGAAAATGCCCCAAAAACAACTTGGCCATATCAAGAGGAGGAAAAAAAGCTTACTATCATTTTGAAAGAAAATGACTATGTTGATGTAGGGAGCAGCTCTGAAGCCGTACGCCTTATAAAACAAGGGGCTATTACAGTAAATGAGCAAAAAATCAGTGATATAGATTATAAATTAAATAGTAATGAAGAATATCGAATAAAGGTTGGTAAAAGGCAGTTTCTTAAGATATTTCCAAGGAAGTATAAATAA
- a CDS encoding YebC/PmpR family DNA-binding transcriptional regulator, with product MSGHSKWASIKHKKAAMDAKKGKIFTKLIKEITAAARIGGGHPDGNPRLRTAIQAAKDANMPNDNIKKAIQKGTGELPGTYYEEVSYEGYGIGGVAVLVNVLTDNKNRTVSEIRYIFSKNGGSLGETGCVSWMFSKKGLIMIEEDKVNEDELIDIVLNEGAEDVKRSEGQYEITMTPESFENIENCLKQNNIEISFAEITMVPQSTVRLERKEAQQMLKLMEGLEDHDDVQQVYANFDIPKEVMETIEV from the coding sequence ATGTCTGGCCATTCAAAATGGGCAAGTATTAAGCATAAAAAAGCTGCTATGGATGCTAAAAAAGGAAAGATATTTACGAAATTGATTAAGGAGATTACTGCTGCTGCAAGAATAGGAGGAGGGCATCCTGATGGAAATCCTCGTTTGAGGACAGCAATCCAGGCTGCAAAGGATGCAAATATGCCAAATGATAACATTAAAAAGGCGATACAAAAAGGAACAGGAGAATTGCCAGGAACTTATTATGAAGAGGTGAGTTATGAAGGATATGGAATAGGAGGGGTAGCTGTTCTGGTTAATGTGCTTACTGATAATAAAAATAGGACTGTTTCAGAAATAAGATATATATTTTCTAAAAATGGAGGGAGTCTGGGTGAAACAGGTTGTGTATCATGGATGTTTTCGAAAAAAGGTCTGATAATGATTGAAGAAGATAAGGTAAATGAAGATGAATTAATAGATATTGTTTTGAATGAGGGCGCAGAAGATGTAAAGAGATCAGAAGGCCAGTATGAAATAACCATGACTCCAGAGAGCTTCGAGAATATTGAGAATTGCTTAAAACAAAATAATATTGAAATATCTTTTGCAGAAATTACTATGGTGCCTCAAAGTACGGTAAGATTGGAGAGGAAAGAAGCCCAGCAAATGCTGAAATTGATGGAAGGCCTTGAAGATCACGATGATGTGCAACAAGTATATGCCAATTTTGATATACCAAAAGAGGTTATGGAGACAATAGAAGTATAG
- the ruvC gene encoding crossover junction endodeoxyribonuclease RuvC, whose protein sequence is MLVLGVDPGMKTGYGVVEEKDKKLRALKWGVISPSSHLSFPKRLKSIKDELEEIISSYKTDTVAVEDLFYSKNVKTALKLGHIRGVAILAAACMDIDVVEYTPLEIKKSIVGYGRADKEQVKSMILRLLNLKNDSVLEDAADALAIAICHIHTSTFNRYLKNS, encoded by the coding sequence ATGCTTGTTCTAGGAGTCGATCCTGGGATGAAGACAGGATATGGTGTCGTAGAAGAGAAGGATAAAAAATTAAGAGCCCTTAAATGGGGTGTTATTTCTCCATCTTCTCATTTATCTTTTCCTAAACGTTTAAAGTCTATAAAAGATGAGTTAGAAGAAATAATATCAAGTTATAAGACTGATACTGTAGCTGTAGAGGATTTGTTTTATTCAAAGAATGTTAAAACAGCACTTAAATTAGGTCACATCCGTGGAGTAGCAATACTAGCAGCAGCATGTATGGATATCGATGTGGTAGAATATACTCCTCTGGAGATAAAGAAATCAATTGTTGGATATGGAAGGGCGGATAAGGAGCAGGTTAAGAGTATGATATTGAGATTATTAAATTTAAAAAATGATTCAGTTCTTGAAGATGCAGCTGATGCTCTAGCAATAGCAATATGTCATATTCATACCTCGACTTTTAATAGATATTTGAAGAATTCTTAA
- the ruvA gene encoding Holliday junction branch migration protein RuvA translates to MIAKISGVLSYKSIEYIIIDVNGIGYKIFVPYSTYYNLPDKNLHLSLNIYTHVKDDGISLYGFLTTQEKSLFESLIGISKIGPKLATNILSGSSVEELYRAILRNDIARISSIPGVGRKTAERITLELKDRISHDFGKKEDITQEDKDFDQKLLDCISALINLGYNKKIALEAIKKIRQNLREDATFEEILKSSLKSLAR, encoded by the coding sequence ATGATAGCTAAAATCTCAGGAGTATTGTCATACAAATCCATCGAGTATATTATTATCGATGTCAATGGTATCGGTTATAAGATTTTTGTTCCCTATTCAACTTACTATAATCTTCCAGACAAAAATTTACATCTAAGTCTCAATATATATACCCATGTTAAAGATGATGGAATATCTCTTTATGGTTTCCTTACTACTCAAGAGAAAAGTTTGTTCGAATCTCTTATAGGAATATCAAAAATAGGTCCAAAACTGGCTACAAATATTTTATCAGGATCATCTGTAGAAGAATTATATAGGGCTATATTAAGAAATGATATTGCACGGATAAGTTCTATACCAGGGGTTGGTCGAAAGACAGCGGAAAGAATTACTTTAGAGCTTAAAGATAGAATCTCTCATGATTTTGGTAAGAAAGAAGACATAACACAAGAGGATAAAGATTTTGATCAAAAGCTTTTAGATTGTATTTCAGCACTTATTAATTTAGGTTATAATAAAAAAATAGCTCTGGAAGCTATAAAAAAAATCAGACAAAATTTACGAGAAGATGCAACATTTGAAGAAATTCTAAAAAGCTCTCTAAAATCCTTAGCGAGGTAG